ttaatataaaaaattatttaaaaaacaacttaagtATACCATTCAACAAGCTGAAACCGAGTAAGGACAGTAGGAACGTGGGACTCACACATTGTATTTATTTGATTGCCTTTTTTGAGAGGGACGTGCCCTAAGGCTTGTCAAACACAAAGTATGATCGAAGATGAAAAACTAGAAGGAGATATTGGTAGAGAAACATGAAGAATTTTCATAAAGTCTTTCCGATTGCCATAGGTAGTTTTGATATTTGGAGACGATTCTTAAGTGGAGAAGGCCATTTTCGTGCGAGGTTGATAATGTATAGGccataaatcattatttttaaatttatatatttattttttcaaagtgaatttttgcttcttaattttaaaatcaaggaAAATTAGAAAATAGGCATctatatttgagattttaaattatttttcaaattttaatccacctttatattatttatttttaatctatttaaaaaataaaccgaaaatgaaataaatacaaacaaataaaaagagagagagagaggagggacaCAATTTTGGTGAAAAAGAAGGGTGCAAAaacgaaaagaaagaaaagaagaaacagaaaaaatccCTAAATGGCGAATCCCTGGGGTTATGAAAAAGCCTATTGCACCAAAATCCAAGTATTAAtgaattccattaaaaaaatcaaatccaccCTAAAAACTAATaggatcaaaatcaaattatcaaTTAAGTTCAAGGACTAAGATGGTGTTTGGCAATGCTTATGCGGTTGCGGTTGGTTAAAAAGCAGTAAAATACCCGTTTGGTTAATCACAAACCACAGTTTAATTTGACGTGGGTCCCATTAAAAATCAcgtttcaattgaaaaaagtgaaaagcaGAATGAATTTGCTTTTCATGCGTCTGTACTCTCTCTCATCACCGACAATTTACATTTGCTTTTGCAATTACTTCCCAACTTCTCTCTGTCGTCCCTCATCAATTTGCTTGTCCCTCATCAATTTGCAAACCATTTTCCAACGGTTACAAACCCACATCACAGATCAATGTTCTGACGAGCTAAAAACCTCCAAAACTTTCCCCAAACTTCGGTTCCTTACCTTCAGTTCCTTACCTCTCTCTCACCACCAAACTTTTTTCCCCTGTAAACAACCTCCAAAACGGTTGCAGATCTGACGAGCTAAACCCAAATTTCCTTCCCCAAACTATTTGTCCTCTCTCTTCTCCTGCTAACCCCGTTTCTATTTTGCCCCAAAACCAACGCCAGAACACTTCTTCCCCTCTGTCCATCAAACACAAACCGTCACTCGATTGTCCCTCCATTGTTACAATTgcagaaaaaaaaccaagagataCCGGTTAATGTGCGTTCCCCTTGTCAATTTTTGTTTAACGTGTGTCTCAAAATCTAACGGGTTTCTATTGTTTTTGATTTTGCAGAACACAGCTGCTACACCGTTTTGGGTTTGCAAAAGACAGAGACTGAGGTAAGTTCCTCCCTCATTTCCATCttcattttcagtttttttagatgaagtATTTCATGTTTGTGCTGCTGCATGCTtgattccaattttttttttgtaaatcttTATAAACGGCACAGTAATGGCTTTCTGAAAAACTCAGCCCTAAACCGCCGTTCACCTTCTCCAAAAACCCCCTCTAATCTTCCCCTCTTCTGATTTTTGCATTGCTTTAACaattccttgaattttttttttttgaatctggagaggcaaatgatgaatcttttgaattgttgaatgcTCAGACTCTTATTTGGGTTTGGGTTCTTATGATTAGATTCTTGAATAGGAAGATCTGATGCTCTCGGCTTTGTCTTCAAGTCTCGGCttcaatgggtttttttttaattactggcAGCCAATGATGACAATACtatcttcatggttttttttcaatctggAGAGGCAGATGATGACAATACTATCTTCATGaatcttttgaattgttgaatgcTCTGCCTCTTATTTGGGTTTCGGTTCTTATGATTTgctttcatgggttttttttattattgtgctGGCAGCCAATGATGACAATACTATTTTCCCTTGAAAGCATGTCTATGGATCTGCCTAACTGTTGAAATGCATGAAGTAGGACGGTCTGAGGCTTgaatggttttagtttttttttttgtttttcaagattttgttttctatagcatgatgagaaaacataaaaaataacagtgttattttgtttttcaagattttgttttcagctgttttttgtatttcctaTGCTGCtataggtttgttttttttaatttgtttgttggaTGGATGATCGTTGCATTGTAGATGAAAACAGCTGCATTCATGGGTTTAGTGCGTGCATGATGCATATATAAAGATAGGTGTAGATGTAATGGATTTTGTGATTCTGGTCTTTTATAAACTGAGATGAGAATGGCTAAGTTCCTGCAGTATCTGGTCTTCGTACTGTCGGGAGTTAGCAATGCTTTGCTTGTTTACTAGAGCTCTAACTGATGTCTATGAAATctcaaagaataaaattcagTAAATGATAACAGCTATTAGTTTCCAGTTCTGTTACTAGTCTAAAGGAACTGCAAAGTGTTTTTGCTGGAATTACTTGATGCTCACAGTTTCTTGTTTGGTATTTGCAGCTTCAATTTATCCGGCATGTCTCAGGCAACTATAGTTTGAAAAAGAAGCGTTCATTGAAAAAGATTGCTGGGTCAGAATCATAAAAAATGTAAGGATCTGCGCCTGACCATATCTTGATTTCTTTAGATATTATCATTGTGTCAAgtattttgtttcagtttaCTTACTAGCTCTCAGTCACAGATAAACATGCTTGCTTGCCAACATAGACAAGTTTGTCATTTCTTAAGCCATGTTGAACTAGTTGGTCTCTCCATTTTACCTTTGCAATTTTGCATAAACAAACACATGTTTTTGTCTTCGAAGGCTAAAAAATGGCTCTGAAGTCTACTGTTTTGTGCATgatgagaaacataaaaaataacagttatCCATGGCTGATGCATTAGTGCTGATTATTGTTGAATCTGAAACTGTAGAGTTCTTTACaagctttttttataatttgttgtaATCCCATGAGTGGTCTGATTAACTGGGAAAAAAAGTAATTCTATGTGTGTTTGCTTGATTCCTTTACGTTAGCCAGCAGATGAGTTTTTATCATACTTTCTTTTTCGCAAAACTTCCCATGTAATGCTGAACTTTAGATTTACAGATctcaattgttttgaatttagcaAAATTTAATTGCTTCTATATACTGCTTGTCTGTTGTTCTTTGTTTATGTACTTTAGCAAATATAttctgttctattttttttttccctctgtttttgtcaaaataacaGCATGATGGCAATGAAGTGTTGcttgataattcaaattttttatcatgGCTGAAACTGAGTTTTCTGAGCAGTTAAAAATTAATGGGTTGCAATTAACATTTCATTACAAATGAACGTGAACATTCCCATTCAAATACATGTATGTGCTGAACATTTActgttatattattgttatagtCCACGGTTTATGTATGTGccactatttatttgatatcatttattgatttcaaaatttttttaaatgtgttaaaAGATATCATGGAAGGTCTTGAATCTTTTGATAAGGCTGCTTGGACAAAAGACATGTTGCATATATTTTGTGATATATGCATTAAGGCAATTGATATGGGAATGAGACCTAATACTCATTTCGATAAAACGGGGTGGAAATTTCTTATAAcatcattcaaagaacaaactGGGCATTCATTCACtaaaacacaattgaaaaacaaatgggatggATGCAAAAAGGATTGGAGGATATGGAATAAGCTGGTTTCAGAAACCGGTGTTGGCTGGAATAGTGAAATAGGCACAATTGCAGCTAGCGATGAGTGGtggaaacaaaaaattcaggtaCATTCCTTGTCATcctaacaatttcttttattattgtcaaATTCCATCCCTAAAATTTTACTAGTATTGATCCTTCattacttgatttaatttatacgCAGGAAATTAGAGGAGCCAAAAAATTCAGACATGTCGGTATTGAGCCATCtttgaagaataaatttgaCCGAATGTATTCCAACATTGTCGCAACTGGAGCGTTTGCATGGGCTCCTTCATCAGGTGTACCTGCCGGCAGTGGTCTTGATCCTGGTACAAGCAATGCCGACATTGTTGATGATGGTTTGGAAGAGGGCAGCGGTGATTCGGAGGAAGATGTCAATCCAGATTTCCAGACTGACATGGCTCGAATGGTTGGAGAGATAAATATGTCAACCAGCAGCAATACAAAAAGCagcggcaaaagaaaaggacgaGATCATGCCGATGTGCGAtgtagaaagaagaaaacatctgGAATTGGTGTTCAGCTGATGACAAGGTGCAATCATCTTCTTGAGAGTATGTCGACTAAGAGTGATTCGACGTCGATTAATTTGGATCGCGAAGGCTGTAGCATCCCCGAGGTGATAGCTGAGCTGCACTCAATTCCTGGAGTTTCAATTGAAGATGACTTCCACGACTTCGCTACGGAGTTTCTCATTtcaagaaggaaaagagaaatgtgGGCCAGTATGGGCGATAAGCAACAGAAGTTGAGATGGTTGCAGCGAATGTATGCACGAACTAAACGTGCTTAGCTGACATGGTATGATTTAAGTAGCTTAAATGTTAATCAATTAAAGTATGTTCAAGTGCTTACgatatttatacatgtttatttttttgttgcagagTTATGGGATGACGGTTTTTAAAAGAGTAGTTTCCATTTGCCGAAGTTTGTTCGAGGCATTGTATTATTCCACATTTGATTTTAAGGCATATGAGCATATGCGTTTGCGGTAATTTATgtacttttatatttattaaactgcTTTGCGGGAGTAAACAAACTTGTatgagaaattggtggttgtaatgttgtattttatttacgAATTACAATGTTCAATGGTTAATGTTAAATGGTTGACCCTTTAATGGAATTGGTTGTTAATTTACATGAAATGGTTGTTCAAAATTACCTTAACTGTTTTgttaattgtatatttttatttgctgcCGTGAGGTCTGCTGGGAATAATACTACATGCTGCTGTGTTTCTTTCCTTAgctgtaattttttcaattggttAGCTACTGTGAGATTGACATGCTGCTGGTCATTCCATCCTtggctgtatttttttttccattaggtAGCTAGCTAGATGCTCATGTATGTCATGTGCTGAATTTTTAACTTGGTGTTAAATATTACCAATCAAGGGCCTCCTGTTTCATACAAGTTTAGTGAAAATGATGATGTGCTTGCTTATTTAGTAAGCAATTGCATTTAAGATTCAGTTTATGCATCCCTGGGGAAGTCACTGATAAAATCTTAAATGTTTGttggttaaaatattttcttaacatgTAGGTTTGAACTCATATGGCTGGGAAACAACACAGATGGAATGGCCTTGATTACTTATTTTTGAAGTGCGACTTTTGATCTAGATATTTCTATTCGAGCACCTTTTTGTTGTGCTTTACATACATTATCAGCTTCTGTTGCAGCTGTTTACTTAACCTTGGCATGTTCTACAACTAAGAGTTTGATTGGTCAAATGAAAAGTTGCTTACATTGATTAATCACCATTCAGAACAAGTTTTGTGTAATTAGAATCATTGGATGCATACTGTTTTTTTGTCACAGCCTGAAATTCAATTGGTTTCATCTGTATGTCAAAACTCCAAAACATCATTTACCCAGATTGATTTTTCAAGCTATGTTGTGAAATCACAGTACTGTAATGATATCATGCCTCAATTGAAGTTTGTTATGAATAGCTCCAGTGCAAGTTGAAATTCAATGTTTTTGTTGCCTTAACTATTCTGTGTTTTCGTACTGATGCTGATGCTTTGTTTTCGTACTGAGCTTGCTGGTCATCCTACTGCTTCAGAAACTTGGAACTCTGTTTTTATTGGAAATGACATGCTGCTGTGTTTCTTTCATTTACTAGAATTTAGCTACTTGTGAGGTCTGAAAAAGCAAGCTCTTTTGCAGTCactgtttgtgttttttcattGTTGCCGTGAGGTGATGGGACAAATGTTGATGCTGTTTCTTACTTTTCTTTGTTGCTGGTCATCCTACTGCTTCAGAAACTTGGAACACTGTTTTTATTGGAAATGACATGCTGCTGTGTTTCTTTCATTTACTGGAATTTAGCTACTTGTGAGGTCTGAAAAAGCAACCTCTTTTGCAGTtactgtttgtgtttttttcattgttgctGTGAGGTGATGGGACAAATGTTGATGTTGTTTCATACTTTTCTTGGTTGCTGGTCGTCCTACTGCTTCAGAAACGTGGAACTCAGTTTTTATTGGAAATGAATGGCAGGATGGTGTACATATATGAGATGTGAACTCTGTTTTTGGCAGGATAGTGTACATATATGAGCTGTGAACTTTGTTTTTTGCAGGATGGTGTACATATATGAGCTGTAAAAGTAACATTATATGCTACTTTTACAGCACATGCATACATGTGAATGAATGTACttatgttgaaagatgaaaaattgtaaaatagaCGTAAAGAGCATtgaaattttctatataaagaggaatgtttgcattatatttttcaatgaaatagCTTTCTTCATAACAAGCTTCAAAAAACCTCTCAATTGCACCAAATACAAGCAAGTAGAatacttcttttttgttggctTTACAGGTATGGAAAAAACTTATGTTGAACTAactttttgatagtttttttattgaatgatatttaattatttaattttttttttattaacaacatataattttttttcttttttacatgtaaatgaAGTTATGGCTGATCCACGATTTAATGACATATTGAATGAAGATTTCGATTGTAATTATGATACTATAATGAACCGCATTGtagatcaaattaattatccttGTGAAGTTAGTGGTGCCTCAGTTGATGGTGCTGGAGATGACAGTAATGGAAACGATTCCGACGATAGTAGTGGCAGTGGCAGTGGCAGTGGCAGTGGCAGTGACAGTGATGGTGACGATGCATTTATTATAAGGAGGCATCttgataggaaaaaattaattatttgcgtAGCTGGagctataaattattattataataattatatgtttAAAGAACCATGTATGGTTTCATATAACACAGGGATGCGTTGGTTGACAGATGTTTTAAAAGGGCATTGGAAACGAAGTGTTAACATGTTCAGGATGGACGCAACCACTTTTTTGAGTTTGTGCACCGACTTGGAAACGTGCTATGGCTTAAAACCGTCAAGAAGAATGAGCGTTATTGAAAAGGTAGCAATGTTTCTATTTACAATAGCAGTTGGGCGTCAAATAGACAAGTGCAGGAAAGATTCCAACATTCAGGTGAAACTGTTAGTCGATGTTTTAAAGAAGTGCTTAAATCATTACGTTTGTTTGCTGTGGAAATCATAAAACCAGTAGATCCACAATTTACGTGCACACCAAGAGAAATTGCTATGAATCCAAGATTTATGCCACATTTCaaggtaagattaattttttttatatatataattaagtagtttaattaagttgttcAGAGgagtatgaaatatattataaaagtttatataagtACTATAAATGCTTTTGTGGCATGTAGAATTGTGTCGGTGCAATTGATGGAACACATGTTCGTGCTTGCGTACCAGCTGcaaatcaaattccatttattggaagaaaaggtgTACCAACACAAAATGTAATGGCCGCTTGTAGTTTCGACATGCAATTCATGTTCGTGTGGGCAGGATGGAAGGCAGTGCACACGATACTCGTATTTTTTTGGAGGCTATTGACAATAGCAATATCAACTTTCCAAAACCTCCAGAAGGTTGTGATTTTGACTAAATTAAAGATTGGGTAATTGaaggaatataattattttttttaagttttgtttaaaattacaatgttattttttcaggaaaatactaTTTGGTTGATGCTGGATATCCAAACGAGTATGGATATTTGGGTCC
The sequence above is drawn from the Populus alba chromosome 15, ASM523922v2, whole genome shotgun sequence genome and encodes:
- the LOC118033445 gene encoding uncharacterized protein, which gives rise to MEGLESFDKAAWTKDMLHIFCDICIKAIDMGMRPNTHFDKTGWKFLITSFKEQTGHSFTKTQLKNKWDGCKKDWRIWNKLVSETGVGWNSEIGTIAASDEWWKQKIQEIRGAKKFRHVGIEPSLKNKFDRMYSNIVATGAFAWAPSSGVPAGSGLDPGTSNADIVDDGLEEGSGDSEEDVNPDFQTDMARMVGEINMSTSSNTKSSGKRKGRDHADVRCRKKKTSGIGVQLMTRCNHLLESMSTKSDSTSINLDREGCSIPEVIAELHSIPGVSIEDDFHDFATEFLISRRKREMWASMGDKQQKLRWLQRMYARTKRA